In Leptospira congkakensis, the DNA window TGGGCCGCGTTACATGCGGTTTTTAAATTGTCGAGGGCAGCGGAACCCGCTGGATTGACGGCTTTGAGTTTGGTAAAAGTCAATCTTACGACAGAACGAAAACAGAGTTGCCTTCCCGCATCCACCTCAGTTAAAACTACTCGACCATGTTTGCTGATCCAAGCTGCGTTTTCGGGGCCATTCCTCCATGTATAGGTTTGGAATTTGGTACCATAAATAGAATCGTTTCCTGTATAACTTTCCGTGATGACATCACCAACATTGGCAAATTGGGGATTTCCAAAATCTACAAGTTTATAATAAACAAGGGCTCCGTTGTTGCCAAGTGTAGTATTTGGGTCATCGAAAAACAATTGTAAGGAAGGAACGGAAGCACCCGTTTTTTTAATCTCCATAAAATGTTTGAAAGATTTTGTTCCTGTATATGCAGTAGAACTTATGTTTGTCGATGGTGTATTGATTTTGACAGTGAGGGTAGCTGATCCAAATCCACTTAAGTTTACATTTGTAAGTACATCCGTCCTAGCTGTGTCAGGATTATTGAAGTAACCAACATTTTTTAATGCCAAGATAAGAGAGTCAATGATACCAGAATTTCCGCGAGCCCAAGTGGCAGATTGACGGACAAAACCCCAGTTGTCAGCACTTGTGGCAGACCAAAGTTTTTCAGTACCGATCCCGAGATGGATGGCTTCGCTGAAAAGGAGAGAGAGGTGTTTGTCTCTGTCCAAACGAGCGAGTTTGTTAAAATCAGTAAATTGAACACTCACACCCAAAAATAATAAACTGTAGATTAACTTTTTCATGGATTACTCCGCGATTCCCTTGGGAATACAAATGGTAAATCCAGACTTAGGTCCAGAACAACCAGCAGCTTGGTTGTAAGTCCAAACAGAAAGCAAAAGGGCTGTGAACATATCTTCTTTTTTGTTGTCTTCTTTTTCAAAGAGTGAACAAGTAAAGAGGGTGCTGAGACTTAGGACGGTTATGGATTTAAGGATAAAAGTTCTCATACCTTTGATCAAAAAGGTATGAGGTGATTTTGCAAGAAATTATCGAGAGAGAATTTGGTATTCCCACTCCATTACTGGACTTTGTTCGATCGGTGCAGTGAGGCTATTGGCCACTACCATCATGGATCTATGAGTGGCTTTGGTTCCAGTGACAGCTGGTGGTAATAGTCTATAGAAGGAATCTTCTTTTATGCTCCTGAGTTGAAATTCTTTCCATTCTTCTCGTGAAGCAAAGGCGCGAATCCTGTCTTTGGAAGGTGAAGATGCTGCTTTGAAAGTAATCCGTTTGTCAGGAATTGTAACCCGATCTCCTTTCCGAACAAAGTTGTCGTTTTGGATTTGGTTTGGGAAAAGTAAAACTGGTTCTCCCTTTTGGTTTTCTGGAACTAAAACTACGTAAACATAATTGTCTTCGGCAGATTCAATTTCAAATCGGATGGGTTCGCCTGCAATATAAGTAGGTTTGAGTGAATTGATTTTGAGAGAAGCATTGGCTCCAGTTCCAGTTTCAGAAAGAGCTAAGTAGATATTTTTTTTATCCAAAAATCCCAGGAAGTCTGAAACCAAAGTTTTGGAAAGGCTATCTGGTAAAGAATTTCGATATTCTAGTTTTTGGTGGAGGACATCCACAAAAGAAATGACCGCTTGTCCATCTTCTGTAGAAACTAACAAAACTTTGTCAGTGTTTATGAAGTTTGCTAAACTGGTAAGTGTTTTGGGAGAGGGATTTCCATCTTTGTCAAATTCCCAAATATTGTTTTCGGATCCTTTTAACGGTAGAGCGATCATTCCTCTCGAAGTGGATTGGATTTCTTCTTTAATGAAATCACGAAGGGCCAAAGTTTCTTCATTTGTTGAAATCGCTTCTACAACAATTTTATAAACAGGAACCTTTCCTATCTTATCCGAGGAAAAGAGAGAAAGCGAGATGATTGTAGAGAGAATTAAAAAATGTTTCATGGTTAGTCTACCTTCCCTTGTCCTTTGTAATCGTTCATGAGTTGGTCGTTCTTTTCATATTGTTCTTTGATTCGTTGGTAATTTTCTTCTTTGATGGCTTTGAACTCTTCGAAGATGCGCATTTTATCTTTTACAAATTCATCCAAAATTTGTTTTTTTAATTCTTTTCCCGAAACCACAACTTCTTCGTTGGCAGCCACAAGGGTTTGTTTTCCTTTTTTGTCAGGACTTACAGCAACTGTTCCTTCGTTGACATAAACACCTGTTTCGACGGCACTAAGTTCTTCATCGGCTCCCCCAACATCAGGGGCCGCAGCCAAAAATTCGGTTCCACGAACACCGGCCACAAAACTAGGATTGACCACACTGAGTTGGTTTGGGCTAGGAACTCCCGCTGCAGGTTTGTGGGCTTTTACAAATAACTTTCCCCCAACTAGTTTCAAAGTTGTGGATTTAGATTTTGGATTGAGTAGGTCTTCGATTTGGACGGAGGAGAACTTGGCAAGACGCACTGTGGCTTGGGTGGCCAATTGGATTTCACAAGTGCCATTTTCTGTAGTGATTGTATCTCCCTTTTTTAGGATACTACCTAACTTTACAGGTTCTTTTGCCTTTTTAAACCGTGGCCCTGATAGGTAGTTTGTTCCTTGGATGAAACTAATGATCCCTACTTCATCAGCAGCTAGGGTAGTGGTTACAAAAAGAAACAAAATGGACACAAGAAATCGAATCATGCCACTTTTATAATGTAACTCTCTACTCTTACAAGCCAAAATCTAAAAAAAAAATTAAAAATCCCCGGACAAATTGGGTTATTGAGAACCAATTTAAAAAACTACCACCTATCCATTGATATGTGGCATAAAACTTGGGTTCTCTGTTTTGTCCTAGGATACCTTCCCATGCAAGTACAAGCAGAGGGAAAATTGTTATGGGAAGACTGTGTTTGGATTGGGATGGAAAGAAATGGGAGTTTGGGTCTTGAGCAAGTCCGTTCCGAAATTTTTCCTATCTTAACTAGAGACAAGTGGAAACAATACCTACCAAAATTAGGTGTCCATTACTTTGGAATCTTTTCCAAAAACCAGGAACAAATCGATCAAGAATACCGAGATGTTCGATTGCAGATCCAACAACTGCTCTATGATGGAGGGGAAACAGAAAGGGAAAAACAAAAAATCGAACTAAAGAGGCTCATCCACTCAGAAGAAAAAAAACTTCTAAAGGAAAAAATATTCAAATCCATCTCTTTATCATATTTAAATTATAATAAACGTCAGTTAGTTGATACAATCTATCAACTACGTTCGGATCGTTACCAATTAGAAAATCAAAAACGGAAAAAAGAATCTGAACTTGGCCTTTTTCCCAAAGCCGAACTTGGATTTTGGAAAGTTTGGGAAGTCGAATTCCAATCTAAAAAGATCCACTCCGAATCCGCAAGGAAACTGGCATTTTTGGAATTAAAACAATCAATGTCTTTGGACTCAGAAATGAGTTTATTATTGGAAGGTGGCCTTACCGAACGAATTGTACTGTTTGATCCGAAGGAAATACAAACGGCGGCCAATGAAAATCATCCGTTGCGAAAAAAATCAAGGCTTCAGATGGATCTTGCAGAACTAGATCAGGAAAGTTTGGAAAATGATTGGAAACCAAAACTTGTATTAGGTGGATATATTGGTAAAAATGGAAATGCTGGATTCCCCTTACAAAATGAAATTTATGGACTGAGTCTTGGTGTCCAAGCCAACTTAGGGGGAACAAGTTTTCAATCCAACACCCAAAATGGAATCCAATCGGAAGGAAATGGAATTCAGAGAATCCCTGGATACGGCCCACAACCGGTTGGCCCTGGTGAAAATGCATTTCAAAGCGGATCCATTGGTCTTTTTGATGATTTGGGCCGAAACAAAAAAGTTTTTGATTCCAAAATGTCTGTGTTACAGGCCAAATCAGATTGGAAACAAACAGAAATTGTTTTCTCAAACCAAATCCAATCTACCGAAATCAAACTTTTTGAGATGTATCGTAAGTATATTTTGTACTTAGAGAATTGTAAATCCGGGTTATACCAACACCTTGTGAAAAGGGAAGAACAAAAAGAAAATTTAATTTCTGAGTTAGAGTATTTGAAGTCGGAAGAAGAAGTGTTTGTGGGTTTGGAAACACTACTGGATCATTATTTTCAATATATAACGACAGCCTTAGAACTTGTTTTGCTTCTCGGTGAAAATCCGTTTGATAACCGGTATTACCGGTTGGAAACAAAACGAACTTCCAGTGACATTACAAAAATTTTAGAAGAATGGAAGGATAAAACATCCAAAAAAAATCCAAAAATAAACGAACCAAAATTGAAAAAACCATACCCCTTTCTGATGGAGGAATCGTATGAATCTCGTTAGATGGAAATGGTTCTGTTTATTCTATTTATTATTTGTAGGATGTTCTTCTAAGTTTGGATCTTTGGAAGATTGGATTGGTGTTTTGAATGCCAGTGATAGGCCAAGGGTGTTAACTTTTACCCCTAATTTAGACGCCATCGATGTAGACCCTAAGGCAATGATTTCCATTGTGTTTAGTCACCCAATGTCCATCCAATCTTGTGTATCTGGTTTTTCGTTGGAACCACCCGTTCGAGGAAGTTTTGAAACCACAGATATAAGTCTTAAATTTATCCCCAAAGCAGAACTTTCATCTGGAGGATATATTGTTCGGCTTACCAAACAATGTGAAGATAAATCAGGTAAAGACTTGGATCGAGTTTATACCATACCATTTCGTGTGGGAGAAAAACCAACTCTCGAACCTACAACTGTTGCATCCATTATCGTTCTCACGGGAACCGAAAGTGAATGTTTGACCGGTGGGACACCCATGGATATATTGTTAGGCGAAGTTTTGCTTGGTTGTTCCGGGGTGCCTGGTCCTCCCCCCATTCAAGTCAGATTCTCTAAACCTATGAACCAAACGGAAGTTGGCCTTGGCCTTCGAATGGAGCCCGCTATTTCATTTCGACTGGAATGGACAAGTCCTTCACAAGTTCAAATTCTCACAGATACGATGTTGGCACCAAATGTAAGGTATCATATCCTTTTATCGGCAGGAATT includes these proteins:
- a CDS encoding FecR domain-containing protein, yielding MSILFLFVTTTLAADEVGIISFIQGTNYLSGPRFKKAKEPVKLGSILKKGDTITTENGTCEIQLATQATVRLAKFSSVQIEDLLNPKSKSTTLKLVGGKLFVKAHKPAAGVPSPNQLSVVNPSFVAGVRGTEFLAAAPDVGGADEELSAVETGVYVNEGTVAVSPDKKGKQTLVAANEEVVVSGKELKKQILDEFVKDKMRIFEEFKAIKEENYQRIKEQYEKNDQLMNDYKGQGKVD
- a CDS encoding LIC_12337 family protein, with translation MKKLIYSLLFLGVSVQFTDFNKLARLDRDKHLSLLFSEAIHLGIGTEKLWSATSADNWGFVRQSATWARGNSGIIDSLILALKNVGYFNNPDTARTDVLTNVNLSGFGSATLTVKINTPSTNISSTAYTGTKSFKHFMEIKKTGASVPSLQLFFDDPNTTLGNNGALVYYKLVDFGNPQFANVGDVITESYTGNDSIYGTKFQTYTWRNGPENAAWISKHGRVVLTEVDAGRQLCFRSVVRLTFTKLKAVNPAGSAALDNLKTACNAAQGTGSSDQIYYALAYMQKFDSPFQTTAKATFTMSTARPESICNLSTSLFPGAQLSYGIFNINGYVTDQLTAAAVPTDYPSPTVGGADFMSVDEAFNRTYVAFGASIASQTLLGTVKQYETTSKAFLDAFDGSDQNLTFK
- a CDS encoding channel protein TolC, which encodes MWHKTWVLCFVLGYLPMQVQAEGKLLWEDCVWIGMERNGSLGLEQVRSEIFPILTRDKWKQYLPKLGVHYFGIFSKNQEQIDQEYRDVRLQIQQLLYDGGETEREKQKIELKRLIHSEEKKLLKEKIFKSISLSYLNYNKRQLVDTIYQLRSDRYQLENQKRKKESELGLFPKAELGFWKVWEVEFQSKKIHSESARKLAFLELKQSMSLDSEMSLLLEGGLTERIVLFDPKEIQTAANENHPLRKKSRLQMDLAELDQESLENDWKPKLVLGGYIGKNGNAGFPLQNEIYGLSLGVQANLGGTSFQSNTQNGIQSEGNGIQRIPGYGPQPVGPGENAFQSGSIGLFDDLGRNKKVFDSKMSVLQAKSDWKQTEIVFSNQIQSTEIKLFEMYRKYILYLENCKSGLYQHLVKREEQKENLISELEYLKSEEEVFVGLETLLDHYFQYITTALELVLLLGENPFDNRYYRLETKRTSSDITKILEEWKDKTSKKNPKINEPKLKKPYPFLMEESYESR
- a CDS encoding Ig-like domain-containing protein — its product is MNLVRWKWFCLFYLLFVGCSSKFGSLEDWIGVLNASDRPRVLTFTPNLDAIDVDPKAMISIVFSHPMSIQSCVSGFSLEPPVRGSFETTDISLKFIPKAELSSGGYIVRLTKQCEDKSGKDLDRVYTIPFRVGEKPTLEPTTVASIIVLTGTESECLTGGTPMDILLGEVLLGCSGVPGPPPIQVRFSKPMNQTEVGLGLRMEPAISFRLEWTSPSQVQILTDTMLAPNVRYHILLSAGIHSLDGGELSESFREDFLVGNLSDPEVIGFGLESQSCGLGIQEIGTLTSARWDSGFCFWSLGLPILNPHSYQFRGGDDGTATASACADVNTDNFRIFFNQYMDTTSVIGATRFSKISPPSTNIRLSTWVWSHCQTVSPFGCRELTYSYAESEASCNGSLFGNISTGGDFNLSASALAPNFYPYYEFRLEAEAKSVSGKRMKNAFVIQVEAK
- a CDS encoding DUF4384 domain-containing protein, translating into MKHFLILSTIISLSLFSSDKIGKVPVYKIVVEAISTNEETLALRDFIKEEIQSTSRGMIALPLKGSENNIWEFDKDGNPSPKTLTSLANFINTDKVLLVSTEDGQAVISFVDVLHQKLEYRNSLPDSLSKTLVSDFLGFLDKKNIYLALSETGTGANASLKINSLKPTYIAGEPIRFEIESAEDNYVYVVLVPENQKGEPVLLFPNQIQNDNFVRKGDRVTIPDKRITFKAASSPSKDRIRAFASREEWKEFQLRSIKEDSFYRLLPPAVTGTKATHRSMMVVANSLTAPIEQSPVMEWEYQILSR